The proteins below are encoded in one region of Gambusia affinis linkage group LG07, SWU_Gaff_1.0, whole genome shotgun sequence:
- the grm6b gene encoding glutamate receptor, metabotropic 6b isoform X1, with protein MTPEACPYRLLCRSTSLLASPPWLRAVWLLLVGSSRLSLGTQPQSSLKIEGDITLGGLFPVHSRGPAGLPCGEIKREKGIHRLEAMLYALDQINSDPDLLPNITLGARVLDTCSRDTYALEQSLTFVQALIQKDNSGVRCSNGEPPILPKPERVVGVIGASGSSVSIMVANVLRLFAIPQISYASTAPELSDNSRYEFFSRVVPPDSYQAQAMLDIVKAMGWNYVSTLASEGNYGESGVDAFVQISREAGGLCIAQSIRIPREPRRGEFDKIIKRLMETSNARGVIIFANEDDIKRVLQAAKKANLTGHFLFVGSDSWGAKSSPIEDQEEVAEGAVTILPKRASIDGFDQYFTSRSLENNRRNIWFAEFWEDDFKCKLTRPGIKYDPDRRKCTGEERISRDSQYEQEGKVQFVIDAVYAMAHALHSMHMDLCPGSMGVCEKMDPVEGRMLLQYIRSVNFNGSAGTAVMFNENGDAPGRYDIFQYQMSNVSNPGYRVIGQWTNHLRLNVEEMQWSGGDRKIPESVCSFPCEPGERKKMVKGVPCCWHCELCDGYQFLLDEFSCDMCPFDMRPLKNRTGCRPTPIIKLEWRSPWAIIPVFLAILGILATTGVIATFIRFNDTPIVRASGRELSYVLLTGIFLIYLITFFMIAEPSAGVCTIRRLLLGLGMCITYSAMLTKTNRIYRIFEQGKKSVTPPKFISPTSQLIITFILISVQLLGVFIWFGVVPPHTTIDYDELKPPNPEFARGILKCDMSDLSLILCLSYSIVLMITCTVYAIKSRGVPETFNEAKPIGFTMYTTCIIWLAFVPIFFGTAQSTEKMFIQTTTLTVSMSLSATVSLGMLYIPKVYVIIFHPEQNVQKRKRSFKAVVQAATVSTRLSQKVNDRQNGESKMEPDRSQ; from the exons ATGACGCCAGAGGCCTGTCCATACCGTCTCCTCTGCCGTTCCACTTCGCTGCTTGCGTCCCCTCCATGGCTTCGTGCGGTTTGGCTCCTGCTGGTGGGCTCCAGCCGCCTCTCGCTGGGCACCCAGCCCCAGTCCAGCCTCAAAATCGAGGGCGACATCACCCTGGGGGGGCTCTTCCCGGTGCACTCCCGGGGCCCCGCCGGCTTGCCCTGCGGCGAGATCAAGAGGGAGAAGGGGATCCATCGGCTGGAGGCCATGCTGTACGCCCTGGACCAGATCAACAGCGACCCCGACCTGCTGCCTAACATCACCCTGGGGGCCCGGGTCCTCGACACCTGCTCCAGGGACACCTACGCCCTGGAGCAGTCGCTCACCTTCGTCCAGGCCCTCATCCAGAAGGACAACTCGGGGGTCCGCTGCTCCAACGGGGAGCCCCCCATCCTCCCCAAACCGGAGAGGGTGGTGGGAGTGATCGGGGCGTCGGGCAGCTCCGTGTCCATCATGGTGGCCAACGTGCTCAGACTGTTTGCG ATCCCACAGATCAGCTACGCCTCCACCGCCCCGGAGCTGAGCGACAACAGCCGCTACGAGTTCTTCTCCCGCGTGGTGCCCCCGGACTCCTACCAGGCCCAGGCCATGCTGGACATCGTCAAGGCCATGGGATGGAACTACGTCTCCACGCTGGCCTCCGAAGGCAACTACGGGGAGAGCGGCGTGGACGCCTTCGTGCAGATATCCAGAGAAGCAG GGGGTCTCTGCATCGCTCAGTCCATAAGGATCCCCAGAGAGCCCAGGCGAGGCGAGTTCGACAAAATCATCAAGAGACTGATGGAGACTTCTAACGCTCGTGGGGTAATCATCTTTGCTAACGAGGACGACATCAA acGGGTGTTGCAGGCTGCGAAAAAAGCCAACCTGACAGGCCACTTCCTGTTCGTTGGGTCCGACAGCTGGGGGGCCAAAAGCTCCCCCATCGAAGATCAGGAAGAGGTGGCAGAGGGAGCGGTCACCATCCTGCCGAAAAGAGCCTCTATTGATG GGTTTGACCAGTACTTCACCTCGAGGTCGCTcgaaaacaacagaagaaacatCTGGTTCGCTGAATTCTGGGAGGACGACTTCAAGTGCAAACTGACTCGACCTGGTATAAAATACGACCCCGACAGAAGGAAATGCACAG GCGAAGAAAGAATCAGCCGGGACTCTCAGTACGAACAGGAGGGCAAGGTGCAGTTTGTCATCGACGCCGTGTACGCCATGGCCCACGCGCTGCACAGCATGCACATGGACCTCTGTCCCGGCTCCATGGGCGTCTGTGAGAAGATGGACCCCGTGGAGGGGCGGATGCTCCTCCAGTACATTCGCTCTGTAAACTTTAACG GCAGCGCAGGTACGGCAGTGATGTTCAATGAGAACGGAGACGCTCCCGGTCGCTACGATATCTTCCAGTACCAAATGTCCAACGTCAGCAACCCCGGCTACAGGGTCATCGGCCAATGGACAAACCACCTGCGACTTAAC GTGGAGGAGATGCAGTGGTCAGGAGGTGACCGCAAGATCCCGGAGTCTGTGTGCAGTTTCCCCTGTGAGCCCGgtgagaggaagaagatggtGAAAGGCGTTCCCTGCTGTTGGCATTGTGAGCTCTGTGACGGCTACCAGTTCCTGCTGGACGAGTTCTCCTGTGACATGTGCCCTTTTGACATGCGGCCCCTGAAGAACCGCACAGGCTGTCGGCCCACGCCCATAATCAAGTTGGAGTGGAGGTCTCCCTGGGCCATCATCCCTGTCTTCTTGGCCATACTGGGAATCCTAGCCACGACCGGCGTCATCGCCACTTTCATCCGATTCAACGACACGCCCATTGTTCGCGCATCTGGCAGAGAGCTGAGCTACGTCTTGCTGACGGGCATCTTTCTCATCTACCTCATCACCTTCTTCATGATTGCGGAGCCCAGTGCCGGTGTGTGCACCATACGCAGGCTGCTGCTAGGTCTCGGGATGTGCATTACCTATTCCGCGATGCTCACCAAGACCAATCGGATCTACCGGATTTTTGAACAGGGCAAGAAATCAGTCACGCCTCCCAAGTTCATCAGCCCCACTTCTCAGCTGATTATCACGTTCATCCTCATTTCGGTTCAG ttATTGGGGGTGTTCATTTGGTTTGGCGTGGTTCCCCCTCACACTACCATTGACTACGATGAGCTAAAGCCTCCGAATCCCGAGTTTGCACGCGGTATCCTGAAGTGCGACATGTCTGATCTGTCCCTCATACTCTGTCTGAGCTACAGCATTGTGCTCATGATCACCTGCACGGTGTACGCCATCAAGAGCAGAGGAGTCCCGGAGACCTTCAACGAGGCAAAGCCCATTGGCTTCACCATGTACACCACCTGCATCATCTGGCTGGCCTTCGTTCCCATCTTTTTTGGAACAGCACAGTCTACTGAGAAG ATGTTCATCCAGACCACCACCCTGACCGTCTCCATGAGCCTGAGCGCCACCGTGTCCCTGGGCATGCTCTACATCCCCAAGGTCTACGTCATCATCTTCCACCCGGAGCAGAACGTCCAGAAAAGGAAGCGCAGCTTCAAAGCCGTGGTCCAGGCGGCCACCGTGTCCACGCGCCTGTCCCAGAAGGTCAACGACAGGCAGAACGGCGAGTCCAAGATGGAGCCGGACAGGTCTCAGTGA
- the grm6b gene encoding glutamate receptor, metabotropic 6b isoform X2 gives MDPNLLFYIKKQPLSSSMDQKKKKKQQQQNKTASEQQIPQISYASTAPELSDNSRYEFFSRVVPPDSYQAQAMLDIVKAMGWNYVSTLASEGNYGESGVDAFVQISREAGGLCIAQSIRIPREPRRGEFDKIIKRLMETSNARGVIIFANEDDIKRVLQAAKKANLTGHFLFVGSDSWGAKSSPIEDQEEVAEGAVTILPKRASIDGFDQYFTSRSLENNRRNIWFAEFWEDDFKCKLTRPGIKYDPDRRKCTGEERISRDSQYEQEGKVQFVIDAVYAMAHALHSMHMDLCPGSMGVCEKMDPVEGRMLLQYIRSVNFNGSAGTAVMFNENGDAPGRYDIFQYQMSNVSNPGYRVIGQWTNHLRLNVEEMQWSGGDRKIPESVCSFPCEPGERKKMVKGVPCCWHCELCDGYQFLLDEFSCDMCPFDMRPLKNRTGCRPTPIIKLEWRSPWAIIPVFLAILGILATTGVIATFIRFNDTPIVRASGRELSYVLLTGIFLIYLITFFMIAEPSAGVCTIRRLLLGLGMCITYSAMLTKTNRIYRIFEQGKKSVTPPKFISPTSQLIITFILISVQLLGVFIWFGVVPPHTTIDYDELKPPNPEFARGILKCDMSDLSLILCLSYSIVLMITCTVYAIKSRGVPETFNEAKPIGFTMYTTCIIWLAFVPIFFGTAQSTEKMFIQTTTLTVSMSLSATVSLGMLYIPKVYVIIFHPEQNVQKRKRSFKAVVQAATVSTRLSQKVNDRQNGESKMEPDRSQ, from the exons ATGGATCCCAACCTcctcttttatataaaaaaacaacctctcaGCAGCTCAATGgatcagaagaagaaaaaaaaacaacaacaacaaaacaaaacagcatcagAGCAGCAG ATCCCACAGATCAGCTACGCCTCCACCGCCCCGGAGCTGAGCGACAACAGCCGCTACGAGTTCTTCTCCCGCGTGGTGCCCCCGGACTCCTACCAGGCCCAGGCCATGCTGGACATCGTCAAGGCCATGGGATGGAACTACGTCTCCACGCTGGCCTCCGAAGGCAACTACGGGGAGAGCGGCGTGGACGCCTTCGTGCAGATATCCAGAGAAGCAG GGGGTCTCTGCATCGCTCAGTCCATAAGGATCCCCAGAGAGCCCAGGCGAGGCGAGTTCGACAAAATCATCAAGAGACTGATGGAGACTTCTAACGCTCGTGGGGTAATCATCTTTGCTAACGAGGACGACATCAA acGGGTGTTGCAGGCTGCGAAAAAAGCCAACCTGACAGGCCACTTCCTGTTCGTTGGGTCCGACAGCTGGGGGGCCAAAAGCTCCCCCATCGAAGATCAGGAAGAGGTGGCAGAGGGAGCGGTCACCATCCTGCCGAAAAGAGCCTCTATTGATG GGTTTGACCAGTACTTCACCTCGAGGTCGCTcgaaaacaacagaagaaacatCTGGTTCGCTGAATTCTGGGAGGACGACTTCAAGTGCAAACTGACTCGACCTGGTATAAAATACGACCCCGACAGAAGGAAATGCACAG GCGAAGAAAGAATCAGCCGGGACTCTCAGTACGAACAGGAGGGCAAGGTGCAGTTTGTCATCGACGCCGTGTACGCCATGGCCCACGCGCTGCACAGCATGCACATGGACCTCTGTCCCGGCTCCATGGGCGTCTGTGAGAAGATGGACCCCGTGGAGGGGCGGATGCTCCTCCAGTACATTCGCTCTGTAAACTTTAACG GCAGCGCAGGTACGGCAGTGATGTTCAATGAGAACGGAGACGCTCCCGGTCGCTACGATATCTTCCAGTACCAAATGTCCAACGTCAGCAACCCCGGCTACAGGGTCATCGGCCAATGGACAAACCACCTGCGACTTAAC GTGGAGGAGATGCAGTGGTCAGGAGGTGACCGCAAGATCCCGGAGTCTGTGTGCAGTTTCCCCTGTGAGCCCGgtgagaggaagaagatggtGAAAGGCGTTCCCTGCTGTTGGCATTGTGAGCTCTGTGACGGCTACCAGTTCCTGCTGGACGAGTTCTCCTGTGACATGTGCCCTTTTGACATGCGGCCCCTGAAGAACCGCACAGGCTGTCGGCCCACGCCCATAATCAAGTTGGAGTGGAGGTCTCCCTGGGCCATCATCCCTGTCTTCTTGGCCATACTGGGAATCCTAGCCACGACCGGCGTCATCGCCACTTTCATCCGATTCAACGACACGCCCATTGTTCGCGCATCTGGCAGAGAGCTGAGCTACGTCTTGCTGACGGGCATCTTTCTCATCTACCTCATCACCTTCTTCATGATTGCGGAGCCCAGTGCCGGTGTGTGCACCATACGCAGGCTGCTGCTAGGTCTCGGGATGTGCATTACCTATTCCGCGATGCTCACCAAGACCAATCGGATCTACCGGATTTTTGAACAGGGCAAGAAATCAGTCACGCCTCCCAAGTTCATCAGCCCCACTTCTCAGCTGATTATCACGTTCATCCTCATTTCGGTTCAG ttATTGGGGGTGTTCATTTGGTTTGGCGTGGTTCCCCCTCACACTACCATTGACTACGATGAGCTAAAGCCTCCGAATCCCGAGTTTGCACGCGGTATCCTGAAGTGCGACATGTCTGATCTGTCCCTCATACTCTGTCTGAGCTACAGCATTGTGCTCATGATCACCTGCACGGTGTACGCCATCAAGAGCAGAGGAGTCCCGGAGACCTTCAACGAGGCAAAGCCCATTGGCTTCACCATGTACACCACCTGCATCATCTGGCTGGCCTTCGTTCCCATCTTTTTTGGAACAGCACAGTCTACTGAGAAG ATGTTCATCCAGACCACCACCCTGACCGTCTCCATGAGCCTGAGCGCCACCGTGTCCCTGGGCATGCTCTACATCCCCAAGGTCTACGTCATCATCTTCCACCCGGAGCAGAACGTCCAGAAAAGGAAGCGCAGCTTCAAAGCCGTGGTCCAGGCGGCCACCGTGTCCACGCGCCTGTCCCAGAAGGTCAACGACAGGCAGAACGGCGAGTCCAAGATGGAGCCGGACAGGTCTCAGTGA